The DNA window TTGAGCATCTGCGAGCAGCGGGCGGCGACGGCCCTCATGAAATCCATGAACTGCAAGGCGTCGACGTCGCCCAGCAGCTTGCGCACGTCCCGCTCTATGTAGGTTTGGATGTAGCTGCTGTAGAAGATGTTCAGATTCGTGTACTTCCCCGAGAGCACGCCGGGCATGGCTCCCTGGTGCATCGCGGTGAAAAGCTCGCGCGGCGTCCTCGGCGGCATCTCCTTCGCGCGCTCCTTCAGCGTCGGCAGGTCGAGCGTGAACGGGCCGCCGGGTTGCCGCTCCACCTCGCGCTGCGAAAGCGACGAGAGCGGCAAAATGGCGATGCGCCCCGCCAACGACTCTCCCGCAAGCTCCATGAGGCGGAACTGCTGCGAGCCCGTCAGCCAGAACGAGCCGGGCTCGCAGCCGGCGTCGATCATCTTCTTCATCTCGATGAAGAGGCCGGGGGCGTACTGCACCTCGTCGATGAGCACCGGCGGCTCGTGGAGCTGGAAGAACATCGCGGGGTCGTTCACGGCAAGCTGGCGCGTCGCAAGGTCGTCGAGCGTGACCGCTTCGAGAGTGAGGCCGCGAGCCTTGACGATATGGTCGAGCAGCGTCGATTTGCCCACCTGACGCGGGCCGGTCACCAGCAGGGCGGCGTACTCGTCCGCAACGCTGCCAACCAGAGGCTCCATCTCACGAGGGATGTACTCCACGGTCGCTCCCTTCGGCTATTTTACACGTTGGGTGTATTTTAGCCGAACCTATGCAGCGGGACAACTCGAATAGGCCTCGCGATGACCAACCGTTGCCCGAAGCCCTACGCCCCGGGAGCGCGCTTGAGGGCGTCCTTGGCGGCGTCGCCGAGCACATCGCCGAAGCCCTCGCTGAAGGAGCTCGGCACCACCACGGTGCCGCCGGTCTCGCGCACGCTCTCGTAGAGCAGGTGCATCGCGCGCAGGCGCAGCGCGGCGTCGTTCTTTGCGTAGGCGTCGCCCATCTCGCCCATCATCTCGCAGATGTCCTGCTCGGCCTCCATGAGGATGATGCGGGCCTTCTTGCGCTGCTCGGCCTGAGCCTCGAGCGACATCACGTCCTGCAGCTCCTTGGGCAGCAGGATGTCGCGGATCTCGACCGACAGGACGGTGATGCCCCAGGGCGCCACCTTCTCCTCGAGCGCGCGCTTGAGCTCGCGGTCGAGCTGCTGGCGCCGGATAGCCACCTCGGCCGCCCCGCCGCGTCCGATGGCGTCGCGCAGCGCGGTCTGGGCGGCCAGCTCCACGGCGCGCGTGAAGTCGCCCACCTCGGTGCAGGCGGCCTTTGCATCCCACACGTGCCAGAACAGGACGGCGTTCACGTCGAGCGGCACGAGGTCGGCCGTGAGCGTCTCCTCGGCGCCGAACGTGGTCACGCGCACGCGGCCGTCCACGCGCATGGTGTTCTGCTCCACGATGGGCCACGTCCAGAACAGCCCCGGCCCCGACACGCGGTCGAACTTGCCGAACCGCAGCACCACCACGCGCTCCCACTGCTGCGCGATGTGCACCGACATGGTGGCGAGCGCCGCCACCACGAGCGCGCAGACGATGCCGACTGCGCCCAGGGAGCCCGCGACCAGCTGCCACGCGGCGAGCACCAGGCAAAACGACACGAGGAACACCACGGCCGAGAACAGCACGACGCCCGTGCTTGAGGCCCGCTCCCCCACCACCTCGGTGCCCGCGTCCGGAACCACGGCGAGGCGGCTTCCCCGGGCTGCCGCCTCGCACTCGCCCGCCGAGGCCGATCCTGCGTTGCGCTTCTTCGCCATGCCCTCACGCTCCCGTCCGCGCCGAACGCGCCTTCGACCCGACGTCAACCGTCACGATGCGCCCCTTGCCCGCCTCGGCCGCCTCGCCCGCATCGAGGCCCTCGTGCACCTTGATCTGCTTCACCTTGAGCGCCATGCAGCGCTGCACGTCGTCGAGAGACATCCCCAGGTCGCGGCAGGCCGCCACGCAGTCCTCCATGATGCCGTCAACCTCCTTCGCGAACTCCTCGTCCACCTCGGCGTCCAGATCGCGCACGAACACGCCGCGGCCGCGCGTGGACTCCAGGTACCCGTCCGAGACGAGGCTCAGGTAGGCCTTGTTCACCGTGTTGTAGTTGATGGAGATCTCGGACGCGAGGCCGCGCACCGTGGGCAGCTGGTCGCCGGGCTTGAAGTAGCCGGTGGTGATGAGATAGATGAGCCGCTGGCGCAGCTGCACCCACAGGGGCACGTCGGTCGTGGTGTCTACTTCGAACGGAAACATCGTCTCACCTTGCATCTCTCTTCGCATCCTCGCGCGTCGTCTCGTCCACTTCCCCGCCCTGCATCAGCCGCCCGCGAACGCGAGCAGCGGCCGCATGCCCGCCTCCACCACGCAGTACCGCATAATCAGCCCGCCGACCAGCACGCAGGCCGCGGCCGCGAGCGCAATCCCCGGCATCGGCCGGCGCGCGCGGGCGAGCAGCACGTCGAGCGCGAACGGAACCGCCAGCCCCGCAGCCGCGAACCCG is part of the Arabiibacter massiliensis genome and encodes:
- a CDS encoding ATP-binding protein, with the protein product MEYIPREMEPLVGSVADEYAALLVTGPRQVGKSTLLDHIVKARGLTLEAVTLDDLATRQLAVNDPAMFFQLHEPPVLIDEVQYAPGLFIEMKKMIDAGCEPGSFWLTGSQQFRLMELAGESLAGRIAILPLSSLSQREVERQPGGPFTLDLPTLKERAKEMPPRTPRELFTAMHQGAMPGVLSGKYTNLNIFYSSYIQTYIERDVRKLLGDVDALQFMDFMRAVAARCSQMLNVSAIAEDVGIRSEKAKAWLGVLEKSGIVFSLHPYSNNQLKRTVKASKLYFHDCGLVAHLARWLTPETLEAGAMSGAFMENFVVSEIRKSFLNAGLDTPLYYYRDKDGKEIDLVLESDGELHPIEIKKTASPNLGMARSFATLDKSPVPRGRGAIVCMAEAFGALDADTLIVPAWMV
- a CDS encoding slipin family protein, with product MAKKRNAGSASAGECEAAARGSRLAVVPDAGTEVVGERASSTGVVLFSAVVFLVSFCLVLAAWQLVAGSLGAVGIVCALVVAALATMSVHIAQQWERVVVLRFGKFDRVSGPGLFWTWPIVEQNTMRVDGRVRVTTFGAEETLTADLVPLDVNAVLFWHVWDAKAACTEVGDFTRAVELAAQTALRDAIGRGGAAEVAIRRQQLDRELKRALEEKVAPWGITVLSVEIRDILLPKELQDVMSLEAQAEQRKKARIILMEAEQDICEMMGEMGDAYAKNDAALRLRAMHLLYESVRETGGTVVVPSSFSEGFGDVLGDAAKDALKRAPGA
- a CDS encoding GntR family transcriptional regulator, with protein sequence MFPFEVDTTTDVPLWVQLRQRLIYLITTGYFKPGDQLPTVRGLASEISINYNTVNKAYLSLVSDGYLESTRGRGVFVRDLDAEVDEEFAKEVDGIMEDCVAACRDLGMSLDDVQRCMALKVKQIKVHEGLDAGEAAEAGKGRIVTVDVGSKARSARTGA